The Armatimonadota bacterium genome includes a window with the following:
- the menG gene encoding demethylmenaquinone methyltransferase, whose product MKPAESPEKAGIPEDAHPRTSEFFAPGEKARFVRSVFDTIAPRYDFLNTVTSFGLHRRWRQAALRMTGLREGDAALDVACGTGDFLPGLRRLVGPGGTVVGLDFSRRMLERASDRLARSGVQALLVLGDAERMPFRSECFQVVTTGFALRNFSDLEAFFRESRRVLTPGGKLVALEIAGPEWWPYRPLFFWYFEKALPRLAALLRGERQAYRWLPASLAAFHSRKGVTRLMRQAGFTDIAIRNLAGGAVCIYAGTKP is encoded by the coding sequence GTGAAGCCTGCAGAGTCACCGGAGAAGGCCGGCATTCCGGAGGACGCCCATCCGCGGACGTCCGAGTTCTTTGCTCCCGGCGAGAAGGCTCGCTTCGTCCGTTCCGTATTCGACACCATAGCTCCCCGTTACGACTTTCTGAATACCGTGACCAGCTTCGGGCTGCATCGGCGCTGGCGGCAGGCTGCGTTGAGGATGACCGGTCTGAGAGAGGGAGACGCGGCGCTGGACGTGGCGTGTGGAACAGGCGACTTTCTGCCCGGCCTGCGCAGGCTGGTGGGACCTGGGGGCACGGTGGTGGGGTTGGACTTCAGCCGGAGGATGCTGGAACGGGCCAGTGACAGGTTAGCGCGATCCGGCGTTCAAGCGCTTCTGGTACTCGGAGATGCCGAGAGGATGCCGTTTCGGTCAGAATGCTTTCAGGTGGTGACCACCGGGTTCGCGCTGCGCAATTTCTCGGATCTGGAGGCATTCTTCCGCGAGAGCCGGAGGGTGCTGACACCGGGGGGAAAGCTGGTAGCACTCGAGATCGCGGGGCCTGAGTGGTGGCCTTACCGACCATTGTTTTTCTGGTACTTCGAGAAGGCGCTGCCGCGCCTGGCGGCACTTCTGAGAGGCGAGCGGCAGGCCTACAGGTGGCTGCCGGCATCGCTGGCTGCGTTTCATTCAAGAAAAGGAGTCACCCGTCTTATGCGGCAAGCGGGTTTCACGGATATCGCCATTCGCAACCTTGCGGGGGGCGCGGTGTGCATCTACGCCGGGACGAAGCCTTGA